CACCTAATAATAAAAGATCCTTGAGAAATTTATCGAGGCAAACACCGCTTATATCATAAAAAACAATTATACttggtttttataaaaaaaaaaaaaaactacttacttttgataatttttttttttttttttgtatagtaAAGTCCTTCACTTGTCTAAAATGCACATACTTGTGAAATATTTTGAAATAATCACTTGTATACTCCTAAATTTGGTCAATTTTGAtaagttttgcaaaaaaaaaaaaaaaaaaaaaaaaaaaaaaaaaaaaaaaaaaaactatacaatCTTTGTTGCACAATTTAAAAGTTAACAAGACATATTTGTAACAAAATTTGAAAGTTCAAGTATTTTAGATAAGTTTAGGGACTTTAATATACAAAAATTAGTTTTGACTTTTTTGTAAGTTGAGAGACTTTAATATAACAAAGCTAGTTCAGGGATTTTTCTATGAGAAATAAGGAagtatgttggtttttttttttttttttttaataaattcaacctttttgaaatttatagaatactttttttttttttttaccagaAAGTGCAACCATGTCAGTGACAGAGAGGCTTTGATACAGAAACTTAGATATGATGGATAGAAGGCCGTCGTTTGGACGAGGAATATTTGATTCCACCAGCGAAAAACTAGCTGTTTTCGAGTCTTTTCTACCAGCCGGGACATCCCAATAAGGTCCACCAACCTGTAACCACAGTTCATAACATCAGCAATAATCATAAGAGAACAATCTTTATTGCTAGACCGGTTACTGGACCCCACAAATACCCTGTTAACCAGTGGGACCAGGTAAATGCGATATGTTTTAACTTACCAACACAGTTGCATCTCTTGCAGCATATGTAAGAAGATCAGCGCATGAAACTATGCCGGGACACTCAGATTCAAGCTTTTCCTTTATCCTATCAATGAATTCAAAACCCTTCAAAGCATTTAAATTGGTGGGAGCATTCTTTTCTCCTTGTAACGTGACTGTATCGTCTAGCAACACCGATCCATCACAACCCTAGATCAAATCAAGAAAGATTAAATAACAAACTAAAAAGCTCAAAAATGGAAACAAAGAAAGAATCGTTTTTGTTGAACGCACTTGTACGAAGCAGTCATGGAAGTGTAAGCGTAGGATCAAAGCGGCGTTTCTAAGATCAGACTGCACAGCACACTCCATTTCTTTCCTAACAATGGCTTCTGCATTTGGGCAAGAAGATTTGTAGTAATCTAAAGACAATGGTGGGTTAGTTTTAGTTGCATGCAAGAACTTGAAGCAAAAGATGGTGAGAAATGAAAGAATGAAGATGGTTGGTTTGATTTTCATTGTGATTATGTTGGTTTGGGTTTCTTGGGTGGTACTTAATGGAAATGGTTGGGACTGAGGCTGTATAAGTAAAGAAATTTGCATGCATGCGTGTGTAATATGTTGCTTTTTTGTATGAAATTGTGTTTTTAGTCAAGAGAGGATGGAACCACTATTGGGTTAGTTGGTGGCCATTTTTCAACAAAGATTCATAAAAGGAAAATTCTAATTAATTGTCTTTTGATTATGTAATTAACAGTCAATATCTGCTAAACATTCGTTTACTTTATATATAAATTGATAACCAACCTTCAACAATCGATGCGAGCATGGACTGTTTCAAGCTCAATATCTAAAGTTCAACGTGAGTAGTTTTTCAAACTTGAGAACTGCTCGAGCTAGTTTATTGTTTATTAGTTATTTGATATTTTATTCATGGCCacatataattatttttatatatataatatatattgttttgtggggagagtttaaatgagaacgctaaatattgtgagaaccgtgaaaACGAATTAAAAAACAATGAGAACTtcgtcaaaaacaattcaaattcaaaatttctttttacacttatcattattatccGAATACAATGTTAGATATTAAATTTATACGTTGAAATTTACGTGAATTGGTAAATAAAGAAaatgtacacatgtgtaagtttgtcatttacacatgtgtaaatttgttatatttacacatgtgtaaaaatctaataagagtgattttaagaggagaaatgaattatttaatgttgtaaattctttttttggtgttgtattttaatttcaataaggattgtattaaaaaaaattggttttgattggtgttctcattcgttctcacggttttcgcaatatttagcgttctcaagataaccctccccattgtttggttatttttatcaaatatatatgcataataaataatattaaatttcTATAAATAATAGGCCTGTTTAGCTTGCGAGGCTAGTGAGGCCCAACATATAAAGTCCGGGCCCGTTTATTAAACGAGCTCCGATTTAggttcgagctcgtttaagcCCAGTTCGATTCAAATCTTTACAGAACCAATTTGAAGTAGCTCATCAGTCATGCAGCTcgactcgtttacacccctactcCAAACTTGTCTTTAACTTCCACCATAGTAAACCAAACAAACATACAGTTTCTTAAACAAACCAAATCAAATTCAACTTACAATCTTAACTGACTCGAAAACCGCAAAACCATTTTAACATTTAGTTTTTTTAGAGTTGAGATCTGTTTTCCAAGACCAAACCAAATAATGAACACTAAAAAGTCACAACTCCTTAAAAAGTACATGTATTACAAGAAAGGAATAATACACACTGCTCAGTTCTCAAATACAAAAAAGTATGAAAAATTTGAACTCGAAATCAGGTATATAGTTCAGAATCCAGGTAATGATTTTTAAAACCAAACCTCAagccttcatcttcatcatcagccTCAATACTAACTTCCATGTTCGGCAACACATCTTTAAGCAACAAATCTTTAACCACCGACGTTACCAAACCACCCGATTCAGGCCACGAGACACACAGAGTCGCCTTTATATTCATCATCTGACAACAACCCAACAGAGCAGCACCCAACCCTTCTACAACACTTCCTGAAGGAAAATAGCTTAAACTTTTCAAAAGCGGGACCCTTTTTCTTTCCCTCGAGGTTTCCAGCTTCATTACAAATGTATCATCTGTTGAAATCCTGCCTCGGAAGTTTCGGCTTTGAACAGAATCAAAGATCACAACACGCTGTGGGATAATGTTTTGACCGATGAGCGTTTTGGCAATCGAGTGGGTTCGCTCTGAAGAAACCGAGTATTGGAAGTTGGCAAGAACGATGGATTCACTACCGTGGCTGATGGCGTACAGGTTGCAAGATTTGTCTTTAAGAGAAGGGTTAACAGAGTTCCCTGAGGATGGTATTTCCGGTAGAATTAGGGTTCCGATTAGTGTTTTGGGGGATAAGTGGTGGAGTAAGTGTAGAGATGGGGTGGAAATCGCGATTATGAGGAGTGAGGGTCGAATTACGGTTTTGGAATTTGGTGTGGAGTGTAATATGAAGGGAGATGGTAGTGGTGGTGCGGGTGGAGCAAAGTTGTTTAAATCTTCTAAGAAGAAACGTGAAGGCGGTGGTAACTCTGTTAGCACGTCTTCCATGTCTTCTTTAGGTTATTATCACCTTAAATTCACACACGAAAGGTTAATAAATATCAGAAAACTTCTCATCATTTGCTTTATATCACTCTTGAAACTAACTataagcaaacaaacaaacaaacatacacAGTAAACTGCAGCAAAACTgatatcttttctacacttgtgATCTCAACATTAACCGGAAAGAAGCACAAATTCAGGTACACTATTAACAAGTTGTTCTTTCTAATTATCACTAATCCAACTTTCTTACAAAGGAAAACATCACATAGTTCAAGCTATAGTGTATAAATTGACCTAATTAagcaaaatcaataacacatgatACTAAAATAATCCAGAAAATCTTCACTTGGAACCCTAATTCCATACCTACGTGTTTCATTAACATTTTTAGCATAACCTACTTGCGGAATAATTATTTAGGCGAATCCAGGTGAAAAACCCTAACAGAAAGTCAATTTTTACATTTCTTGAGCAGGAAGAAACATGTAATAGTGCGTGAAAAACAGTAAAACTGAAAGAAAACATACCGATTATAATGATATTGATTGGAATTACAGCAGTGAAGAAGAGAAACCGTTGTTTTTGAGATCTGATAGCCTACTGAAACCTGCAATTTCCTCTTTGATTTTGGTCTCTTTTATGCATTGCGTTTTATTGAAGATGAAGTTATTTCAGCTTTATCCCCTCAGGTATTTGGAATGACCATGAAACGCCCCTCATCTATAGACACTATTCATTTAGCTACACTCGAACTTTACGTTTGTTAATTGAGCCCCTTGATAATTGATATTgatttttgagtaaactgccattttggtccccgaggtttggccagttttgccactttagtccaaatttcaaacgATTTGcgattttggtccctgtggtttcgtttttttttgccattttggtccaaatttcaaatttggtCAGATTCCCCAACTAAAACCCTGATATTTTGTCTTTATcctcaggggtattttggtcattttagatttaatataacttaaaatttattaaaaataattaaacccAAATACACCACAAATCAACAGTCCCTTCTGACCcaaatacaccacaaattcactTCAATTTCATTCTCAATTGTTACAAAAATGACATTTGCATCATTCTACTGTGATcaatcaaagagatcatcgaacAAACCTATGATTTCACCACAACGAGGTCAGAATCAAATCAAGTGGATGATGATGAAACAGATAATGAATTTTGGTTGCTTCGAAGACCACcagcatgatgatgatgaagaacacataatcaagctcaCCGGAATTGTTGAATTACGCTTTAACCACCACCTGCCTCTCTCTCTAGCACCCCTATCtccctcttctctctctctctaaacaaccctctgtctctctctctctctctaacacccCTAAATCATCTGCCGCCCCAAATTAGGGTTATTAACATACTTGCAGATCCTAACATTCAAAGCCATTTCCTTAAATACAACCCAGAAAGCTCAACCCGTGTACGGCGGAGATGAAGGACTTAAGACCAGGCCGGAGTTTCAgaaacggtggtggtggtgcttgtgCCGGCAAAAAGgatagagggagagagagagtgtggtgatggtggcggtggtgatctGAAAGGGGAGATGAAGATGAGGGTTTTGAAGATTTGAAAGGGGAGATGAAGATGAGGGTTTATTGATTAATGTGTATTGTTTAATTAAAAATGTGTTATAATAATtccaaaatgactaaaatacccctgaggGTAAAGACAAAATATCAAGTTTTAAGTTGGGGAATCTGGTCAAATgaaatttggaccaaaatggcaaaaaaaaaaaaaaaaaaaaaaaaaaaaaacaaaaccacagggaccaaaatggcaaaaggtttgaaatttggattaaagtggcaaaactggccaaacctcagggaccaaaatggcagtttactcttgaTTTTTTTTAACATCCAACAAAGCGTACCCACATGTGCGATCGCAAACAACGCCAATGACCCTTCTTGTCACCAATTCCAGGGGAAACTTGTCGCTCGAAAGTCCACGGTGATAAAACCCTTAGCTCGCGCATTACATTTTGTCGGCATAATTATTGTAACGTGGTTTGGAGCACcttttcgaggtaagttttacatcaatagactcgtatcCTAGTTCTGATCCAAAGTCCTAATACGTCagtttgtaattcagaaaaaaaaaacttaacggagttaagttttttttttaactgaggaccggtggagaaaaatatgtgaaaggtgggactgacATGGAGAATATTCAAAGGTGAGACTGACAATGGCCATTGACGTCTAGTTGAGATTATTACAAGCCAATTCTCCTAATATCAATATGATTTCTGATTTTACATGAAAAAATCACTCAATCCAATTAGGGTATAGTAAGGTTTTTAAATTAGTCTAAAACACACAAACTTGTGAACAAAGTTTGATGAAGGAATGTGATAACCTCATAAACAGATCAAATTTTGATGAAATGGCACTTCAAATGTGCAAAAATAATGACACGGATAATTTATATACCCGAGATGATATAAATTTGTATATAAAGCGATCAGGATGAAGTAGCGTTCCACGTCAACAAAAGAGTCTACGTAACATACTATGGAATGGGGCAATGCGCTGGTAGCCAACATTGTTTGGTATGCAgaaatgagaggtggaatggaatgagtgATTACGAGAGAATGAaaaaaagagtgtttggttggtcaatggaatggaatcacccattccaaaagtcattccattccctcaaaatcattccttcaacccccatgtttttttttccatttcatCCCCTCTTGCAactcatcaacaacaccacaacccacgaccttcgccacaacccaccaccacctacCACCGACGCAATCGCCGCCACCCGTCACTGCCTCACCCCGAAAGctaccgccgccgccgccaccccctcgccaccgttatcacccacagctgcgaccaaccgcaaacgccactcgccgccgccgcccaccaccatcgtcgacgccaccaccaccaccaaccgccacctttgctgccacccaccaccaccaacgACCACCTTGTCGCCGCCATCACTCGTCGtcaccgccgcaccgccactcgccgccgccaccaccaccacccatcgccgccgctgacacccaccaccgccacctataaccacccacaatcactaccaccgaccaccaccaccactcaccgctaattttattactccgtttttcttgcctaccgaacaatacacaataataattcattccattcacatggtaaccaaacaagacatggaatggtagtgatccattgcattcccttgtccattccattccctcgtccattccattactgTTCATTTCACAAGTAGATGCATTTTAAATACAGTAAATAATATACCAAAATCAGGTTGAGAGTTATTTTCACTCAGAATGAAAAAGTGTATTGGTTATTTTATGGTATTTATAACACGGGTGATGTGTTGAGGGATATTATAATGCAAAATGAATAATATGTTATTTATTCATGATATTAATCCTAATAGAATGAAAAGCAGCAAATCCAGAAGAACAAAAGATAAAAGCTTTATCAATTACATTACAACATCTACAAAACCGAAAATGCAACGGTAAATGAATGAAGTTGATTCACCAAAACCACCAAGGTTCCTTGACGACGATAAGAATCCGGTGAATACAAGAAAAAACTATCAACAAACTGAAAACACATCACCAATTGTCtgaaccagcatgtaacatgacAACAGTTGACTTTGTATATCAATTTTGACCCTTTATCTATACAAGTCTGTCCAATAACAAAACACTACACAGTTTGATCTGAAAAACATCTCCCTGCAAATGAACACAAAATTATAACACTTTTCTTCATCTAACATTTTATAAAGACAGAatctttataaaattaaaatatataatttcaaataAAAAATGCAACTTATACGAACCTACGGGAATGAGAGATCAAATGATCAATCTTCATGTTCTTTATCACTGTCTGAATCTGCAAACCGGGCAAAACAAGAAACCAAAATCAGCAAGAAAAAGACTtggaatttattatttattattgttaaataaataaacataataacGTATGTAAAAGATGAACGGTTTAACTTACCAGAACGAACATCGTCGCTGAGTTTGCCTCTATCTTGAATCTGTTTAACAAGCATGCGGTACATAAGCACCCACCAGTATATGTGAAGAACAAGCAGGCAGTAAAGAAGAGTGTTGAACACATAGTAGTATAGTGGGCCCTCCTTAATATGCTTCTCCTTATCCAAACTCACAACTACCTCATaactgaaatttcaaaaaaaaaaataaaataaaaaaaaaaattgtatttttgATGAAAATATTCTTTCGCGTATTATTATGTAAACACGTTGATCATCATATTCTAACCTTGTACTCCACAATATCCAAAACGGGTAATAAATAAGGCGAAGCACGACCCAAGATATCACAAATATAATAAACGAGAAGCTTGCAAGTCCTTCTGCACCGCTGTATTTAGACATCTTGCCTACTTCAAGAAACACGTCGCTTGCATCGTGAAGGGCTAAAATTATCGAACCAGCACGAGCAAACCTACAAACGATATAAAAAAAGAACTTACTCATCCTTaatttctacaaaaaaaaaacatattcatCCTTAATTTCAACAAAAAAGGCGAAATAGAAAACTAGAAACCTGCATATATACGACATTGCAATGAGAATTGCCGTTGCAACATGATGCCCCATCGACACGCCAAAATCAGATCTTCTtgtttcccagaaaatcaaagcGAAGATGGAATACGTGTAGAATCCACCCGTATACATGTACAGACCTTTCAATTTTAACCTGGAAATCAATTAAGAAagattattgttattattataactaaTTAATAATTTTTATTGTTAAGGATTAACTATGCATAAAATTAATAAAGAGCTTACTTCATTTTTTGGTCAGGCCATTTCTGGTCACCGGGGCCTAACCAAAAACTGTTTGTGTTAGTGAACCATGGTTCGTTATAAGTTACGGCCAGCGCTAGAATTTCTGCTGAAAGATAATAGATGCATTTCCAAGCTGATTCTTTGAATTTTCTTATCTTCTTAATTCTGTCGTCTGTCTCGACATCTAGCTTCTGCTGCCCCTTATCGAATATTAACCATCTACCTACACGCTGCAACGTGTGACTCAGTTATAAACAAATAGTTATCTTAAATGAACTTAAAAAAATAGTTATCTTTTAATCATGCATATTTCTAGTTTTCTACTAAGTGCTTATCTTTCTTTTTCATTGAATTCTTGTGCCCCTAATTTCTTCAAACGTTTAAAGTAATAAAACttacgccccgcttgcggtgtgtgcataatgtatatatgtgtgggcccttGGGGCGCAAAAgcgaaattgcactaattttaacgttattttactaatttcgtgaaaataatgttaaaagcaacggatggttaatcatgcatcatgttgtggtgttgatagccgaaagacaaaaggGCACACACAGAGAcacactaatcggcctttgtccagattgctgagtgttatgttccttatgtccaagtctttgatgcaaaactactatcgagccagggtctcactagaagcaacctctctattccaACGGGGTAGTGGTAAGGTTGTCTCATGGTTTTAAAAAATGTTTGAGGCGTGCGCCTCAAGGcgcgcctcgaggcgaaacggcccaaaaacgagtctgaggcgcgcctcatggtgtttttaatgtatatacgcctcagaggggctgaggcgctaagaAAGCTGCGCCTCAGGGGATTTTGatagttgtttttgatgtttttgactttttgtgtcaatttcaagcatttcatgtcttttttaAGTGTGTTTCTGATGAATCAgatgatgaaattagttagtattattatttttataatatatataatttttatatttatttattaataccgcctcggccttacgcctcgtttcgcctcgaggcttacgcctcatgaggcgaagggaaaacgcctcgaaactcgtttccgttcttttaaactttgggttgtctacatcttaccctcctcagaccataccttagctttgctattggtgggatttactgagtatgatgatgatga
This genomic stretch from Helianthus annuus cultivar XRQ/B chromosome 8, HanXRQr2.0-SUNRISE, whole genome shotgun sequence harbors:
- the LOC110872150 gene encoding peroxidase 11, translated to MKIKPTIFILSFLTIFCFKFLHATKTNPPLSLDYYKSSCPNAEAIVRKEMECAVQSDLRNAALILRLHFHDCFVQGCDGSVLLDDTVTLQGEKNAPTNLNALKGFEFIDRIKEKLESECPGIVSCADLLTYAARDATVLVGGPYWDVPAGRKDSKTASFSLVESNIPRPNDGLLSIISKFLYQSLSVTDMVALSGAHTIGMARCTNYRARIYGDYQTTATMSNIAEPNLKNLKATCPAAGGGDNNEAAMDYVSPSLFDNTYYHILLRGEGLLNSDQELYSSVLGVQTSKLVRKYAEDQIAFFAQFSESMVKMGNITNPETYVDGEVRKNCRFMNT
- the LOC110872152 gene encoding LAG1 longevity assurance homolog 3, with translation MGLIETLNSLDFEHESFPIYGDFVALPMFAVFFPTVRFFLDRFVFERVGRWLIFDKGQQKLDVETDDRIKKIRKFKESAWKCIYYLSAEILALAVTYNEPWFTNTNSFWLGPGDQKWPDQKMKLKLKGLYMYTGGFYTYSIFALIFWETRRSDFGVSMGHHVATAILIAMSYICRFARAGSIILALHDASDVFLEVGKMSKYSGAEGLASFSFIIFVISWVVLRLIYYPFWILWSTSYEVVVSLDKEKHIKEGPLYYYVFNTLLYCLLVLHIYWWVLMYRMLVKQIQDRGKLSDDVRSDSDSDKEHED
- the LOC110872151 gene encoding uncharacterized protein LOC110872151 codes for the protein MEDVLTELPPPSRFFLEDLNNFAPPAPPLPSPFILHSTPNSKTVIRPSLLIIAISTPSLHLLHHLSPKTLIGTLILPEIPSSGNSVNPSLKDKSCNLYAISHGSESIVLANFQYSVSSERTHSIAKTLIGQNIIPQRVVIFDSVQSRNFRGRISTDDTFVMKLETSRERKRVPLLKSLSYFPSGSVVEGLGAALLGCCQMMNIKATLCVSWPESGGLVTSVVKDLLLKDVLPNMEVSIEADDEDEGLRFGFKNHYLDSELYT